attttttttcttaaggAGTTGGGCCCAGAGACTGGTGTCATTTTGAGAGATTTCCAAATCTATTTGGTTAAGAGGGCtaggtttttttttttttggtGTTGGAAATCCCAAGACCAGGGAGGGACGCATATATCCTCCCCGCGGATCATGTGTTATTTGTGTTTGATGGCTGTAACTGCAAATATCAACCAGAGGGAATGAATGGAAGATTTTCAAAAATTCTTTGGATAAAATGATCTAACCAAAGACAATCTGTTGGAACTGGTTTGATGTTTTTCCGTCATGCAAAGCACCATAAAGGGGTTGAACCAGTTAAAAAAAACTTCATTTATGCAAATCAACCCTATTAGCATCAACTTGCAAAAATAACGTAGGTTACATATGTTATGGATGCAACTCGATTGTATTGCAAGGCCCAAGAGGCGGCAAAGAGACAACGACCGCGTGAGTAGAGGATCAAGCACAAGTTGTGCATGCTAAAAGTAGACCTAGACTCTAATaccatgttatggatgcaacttgatTGTATTGCAAAGTCCAAGGAGCATATATCTTACACAAGACTTGGGTACAAGGAAAGGAAACATGGTCTAATAGGATTCCTAAACCTTATACTCCTTAACAACATAGAGTAAACAAGACTGAACACAAGACTAGGCAAAACCTCCCATTTTATTTCCCTAcctttacaaaataataataataatacaaccCATATAATTCACCTGATGAAGCATGGCATAGACATGTTCTTATACAAGTTACAGTACTAGAAGTTCTCCTTGTGAAACTCAAACTTTGTGTTTGTCTTGTGGGTGAAATCTGCCGACAACTGCCGCAACTGTGGCACAAGAACAGGCTCACCACAATAGAAAACCCCTGAAACAAAATTAAAGGTTAGCAGATGATGATGGTAATTACCCACATTTGTAGTACCAGATCGATGTGAGAATGGAAGGAAGACAGACCGACGCGCTGGTTCTCATGGTTGACCGCAACACGCTTGAAGACGCTTCGCCAATTAGGCCTGGCAAAGTGAGTCTTGACGCTGGTTCCAGACAAGATGTCAACTCCCTTCTTTGCATGCTGGAGTTCTTGGAGCATGACAATGAGCGCGGAACGAGCATCGCCCTCTTGATACACACTCGAGCAATGGTTGTGGAGCTCGATCACTTGATCCTTGTCCTTCTCAGCCACCTCGTTCATCACCCCTCTGAACCATTCAAAGGAGCCCTCCTCCCTTGTGACCCAGTAGAAGTAGGCCCTCTTCGTCATAAATTGTCTCTTCTTTGCCTTACCAGTGGTGCTCCCCGGCTCTGCTCCACCAACCGATCCCCCAGGCTGGATGTGGTTAAGCACATCCTTCACAATGCTGATCAAAGGGGTGGCTCCAATGCCAAGCCCAATGAGGAGTAGCACATCGTATTCCCGGTAATCTTGTGCTGGAGCACCATATGGTCCATCAATCAAAAGTTTAGGGAATCTTGTACATGTCAAACAAAGTTTAGGGTCAGACAGGAGTTTACAATATATTGCGCCGTAATACATTTTTGAAAAAGCTGAAGAAGTTCCTTTTCACCTTGCGTTGCAGTCAGTGATTCCCCTGGAGAGGTCAGCTCTAAGGAGTCCACTTTCTCCTTCAGCTGGAGGCCGACACGCCTGGTTTATAGTTAAGGTTGTTATCGGTTACTTGGACAAACTTCCAATAGGATGTGATCACTGGATGAACCGAAAGCCAAGAGAAGCTGATTTACCTCAGAGAAGACTGTCCTAAGCCGAGAAGTCCAATCACCCCTTGTGCGGATGTGGACACTGAGGTAATTATCTCCTGGTGCCGATGTAATGGAAAACGGATGCCTGTGATGGAACAAATTTTCCGTACTATTAGTCATCTGCTGATTTCATAATAAAATTAACGCAACTGTTTCTCAAAGGTTGTAACGGTAGGCACCATTCATATGGAGATACAGCTCTGCAATTTATGAAGATGTACTGCCCACTCCGGTATCTAAAACCAGTTGGCTTGGACATATAAAGAGCCAACACATGCCCAGGATATACCGCAACCTGTTGAAGACACAAAAGTTGAAAGCTTATTTCTGTTCACAATACATCTCCCATATTAAATGGGTTGGTATTTATTAAGAcccactacatttacaagaaaagTAGTTGTCTATAGGATTGTTTAAGGTCAAAAAGACAAACAAGGAAAAACTATATGAAAGGGGTTGTTTAATAGTGGTACCTTCTGAATCTTAACTGCATCATGGCTCCTAAATAACCGAACAATGCGCTCGCATGAATATAAGAAGACAGGATAAGCGATGTACATCCATGTCTGATAACAATAAGAAACTATCAATAAGTATTAATATTGACCATTGCATTTTTTAGTGGCATTAGGGTATAGGCTTTTACCGATTTCTTGTACCACTCCTTCGTCAGATACAAACTTGTTCCATGGACGATGAGCAGCGCATACACAATAGCAAATAGGTGGTGCGTAAACCAAAAGGCATTGAAACCAGTCATCTTCTTGAGTGGATTAGTGTCCTTCAGCTTGTTACGTCGGAACCATGGCTGAGCTAATACAAAAGCTATTGACATGAGCACTACCATGACAATACCTGTCCACCCTGCAGTTCCTTTTACAAACCACCAGTAGTTTGGTGGCCTTTTGTCCCCAAAGAAAGGCTTCATTGGTTCATATTTTGCATCACTTGCATGGAGCAAGAGAGGAAAATCACATGTCAGATGAGCACCTGCATGCAGAGCAACACCAACTGCAACACCTGCTGCTATTACCTGCACAATAAAATATCGTACCGAGGATTATGTTGGTCACAATTTACTAGTGCTAAATTATCTATCAGACATCGTCAACAGGTTACTCTAATTGGCTCATTGATAAGATATTGTGTGCTCACATGCAATGCAAAGCTTCAGGATGCCAAAAATCCATTTGTGTTCCATAATGACTGAACGGTGGACAACATCCTAATCCAGTCAGGACTCCCAGAGTCCAAAGATAAGAGGATTTTGCAACCGTACTATGGCCAGGATTACTACCCTCTCTTTTTAGGTCATGGAGAAATATGTTTGTTTTTTTCAGAAAAGGAGGAatcacccccggcctctgcatctgggagatgcatgcggccatattatttattattcacaaagaccttacaaagaaATACAACAGTAAGCCCAAGGCCACCATCTCTACTATCCTCTTGATGAAGGTGTGCCGAATGTCCGGGCCAAATACCAAACAGGCATCGCACAAAAGCCTAACATCTAACGCCGGATGCCCCATCCAAAGCCACATAGGCGGGACTGGGTAACACTCCGGTCCGGCGCACTCTCAGTGAGTACCACACGCACACGCTGCAAAGGGCCGTCACCTCCGTCTTCCCTCGATTCATCCTCAAAGCATGTACTGACGTATCGACCTTgtcaggcctctctgccatcgacgccaccacgacgccagacaacgtcaACCTTCTGCGCGTGTCCATCGccacacatctgacgccaagcctcCACTGCTCCATGCCGCCGAGAACCGCCGCCATGAATATGTAGAAATAAACACCGCTCCACCGAAGAAGCCATCCACAGGTCCCTCGAGCCCGAGTGCAActccaagaatgccgcccccaagggggtaacgacacatgaatgccgccgtcatccgatcagcTGATTTAGGGTTTCCCCTGGAGGTATTGGGTGGGgttgggagcttcacctcgatgatgccttcatgaaggaaacgatgataagggcatcgtcatcaccggctccggccaACGACCAAAGACCAACTTTTCACCCGGATCCATCCCAAGGAATCCACCCGACAACCTGTGCACTGTCTCGATCACCTTCAAAGCCCTAGATCTAGCCGCCTAGATCCGGCGACCAACCGCAACAGCAGTGCTACCGTAGGAGCCCTGGCGCACCGGCCACTGCCTGAATGCGCCACCACTGTAGCCTGGGAGGAGGGCTACCACCCCACCTCGCCAAACCGCGAGAGCCGCCGAGATGGATCCCGCACGCTCATCACCATCTCTGATCTGAACCAATCCGCGGCAAAACCACAAGATCGGCGATGCAGATCCGCCTTGGATAGGGACAGCAGCACGCCATGCTGCCGCGGGAAGCCCGAGCTTCACCCGCCGCCACCTTCCAAGGCCGCCGCCCCAGGATCCAGTtgttaggaaatatgcaacttgtatttccaggaggccataggccagtatatatacatacatgtacaggtgtggaatatatgcaggaaaccccttatacaatagGGTAAATACGAAAGGCTACATGGCTATATATATAATACTCTaacacccccctcaaactcatggtggattaacaacactgagtttggagagatagaagccatgttgtgctctagtctgggccttcgtcagaaaatccgccaactgtaacttGGAAGGCACATACTGAGgagcaataacctgatcctgcacaCCGGCGCGCACATAGGAaacatcaacaccaatatgcttggtgagctcatgctttacAGGATCGCGCGCAATGCTACTAGCGCCTGTACTGTGTCAGATAAGAGCAAAGTAGGTGTAGTAATAGAAACACCAGAATCTTGAAGTAACTCAGCCtctgcactcgaacgggaaactgcaatctgcttcttcgtcttccaggcaatgagagaaccaccaagaaaaacacagtaagcagaaagtgaacggcgatcggagggatcactagcccacgtagaaTCCGAATAGGCCTGAAGCTGTAAAGAACTAGAGCAAGGAAAGAATAGACGGCGAGAGATCGTGCCCTGAAGATATCGGAGAACACGAaggaggtgactatagtgaaccgaAGTGGGAGCGGAGACAAACTGGCTTAGAATATGAACCGGATAAGAGATATCTGGacgagtgacagctagatagacaagactcccaacaagatgacgataacgcgtcgggtcaggcaaggggtcaccatcagtatcacggaggtgaacattgagctccatgggagtctcaACAATGCACTCATCAGcgagagcagcacgagcaagaagatcctgtatATACTTTTCCCGGGATATAAAAAAGGCATCAAaggtagaagagacttcaatcccaagaaagtagcgaagaggtccaagaacggacataagaaactgctcactaagacgggccttggcaaaggcaatatactcagggtcgtcgccagtgatgatcatgtcatcaacatagagaagagtccgaccacgaggagaaaggtggacaaacaatgctggatcatgagcactcgCTGAAAAACCAGCGACGGTCAGCACAAAGGCAAGacgctcaaaccaggcgcggggggcttgcttaaggccatagagagagcgacgaagacgacatGCCATGCCATCGGGAACAGAATACCCAGGTAGTGGCTGCATGTATacctcctcacgcagctcaccGTTAAGAAAGGCATTCGATACAGACCAGTGGCGTGCAGAGGCCACGGCAAGAAGTGTACGAATAGcggtcatatgggccacaggagcaaaagtctcgtcgtaatcacgaccatgctcctgctgaaagccacgagccacaagacgagctttataacgctcaagagaaccatcgaagcgagtcttaaccttgtagaccgacttacaagtgatgggacggacacctggaggaagagaaacaagatcccatgtaccagtgcgttcaagagcagcaatctcctctgccatcgcaaaatGCCATTCTGGATGAACAACAGCCTCACGATAAGAAGTCTGCTCAAGAACAGCAGCACCAGCGGTTGGAAAACCAAGGCGATCAACAGGCGGAAGCGGACGAGGACGCAAGCCATAGGTAGGCTAAGACAAGGAGGACGGCACATCAGCAGATGCATCCACAATACGTGAACGACGAGTGTAATGCTGAGGAAAAGATGGAAGAATACGAG
The Triticum dicoccoides isolate Atlit2015 ecotype Zavitan chromosome 3A, WEW_v2.0, whole genome shotgun sequence genome window above contains:
- the LOC119267938 gene encoding respiratory burst oxidase homolog protein B-like; protein product: MEMPDIEAGTVVTDSDSSRRPQDNTATSIPNSGNLEGSSHRATKTTRFKDGDDGVVEITLDIQRDSVSIQDVRPVDDGGSAHSGALVSPSSSRSGKLSSKLRQVTNGLKLTNPSKKMPPTPAPKTVRKRYDRSKSSAAVALKGLQFVTAKVGNDGWAAVEKRFNHLQVDGMLLRSRFGKCIGMEGSDEFAMQMFDSLARKRGMVKQVLTKEELKDFWEQLSDQGFDNRLQTFFDMVDKNADGRITSEEVKEIIALSASANKLSKIKERADEYTALIMEELDPNNLGYIELEDLEALLLQSPSEAVARSTTTHSSKLSKALSMKLAPSNDTSPLRRHWQEFLYFVEENWKRIWVMTLWLSICIALFIWKFIQYRNRAVFHIMGYCVATAKGAAETLKFNMALVLLPVCRNTITWIRSKTKIGAVVPFNDNINFHKVIAAGVAVGVALHAGAHLTCDFPLLLHASDAKYEPMKPFFGDKRPPNYWWFVKGTAGWTGIVMVVLMSIAFVLAQPWFRRNKLKDTNPLKKMTGFNAFWFTHHLFAIVYALLIVHGTSLYLTKEWYKKSTWMYIAYPVFLYSCERIVRLFRSHDAVKIQKVAVYPGHVLALYMSKPTGFRYRSGQYIFINCRAVSPYEWHPFSITSAPGDNYLSVHIRTRGDWTSRLRTVFSEACRPPAEGESGLLRADLSRGITDCNARFPKLLIDGPYGAPAQDYREYDVLLLIGLGIGATPLISIVKDVLNHIQPGGSVGGAEPGSTTGKAKKRQFMTKRAYFYWVTREEGSFEWFRGVMNEVAEKDKDQVIELHNHCSSVYQEGDARSALIVMLQELQHAKKGVDILSGTSVKTHFARPNWRSVFKRVAVNHENQRVGVFYCGEPVLVPQLRQLSADFTHKTNTKFEFHKENF